The proteins below are encoded in one region of Limnohabitans sp. 63ED37-2:
- the mobA gene encoding molybdenum cofactor guanylyltransferase MobA, protein MNHHTPGITGLILAGGRGSRMGGTDKGLQNFHGLPLALQTLMRLQIQSLPLQEVMINANRNLAAYESLGVAVWPDSIDGFAGPLAGFLTGLERCETPLLLTVPCDSPLFPLDLVERLAQGLHDQDADLAMAAAPEADGTVRPQPVFCLLKLDLLESLVKFTQSGGRKIDAWTAQHRCAIVPFDLPGDSPHAFSNANTLAELQQLESL, encoded by the coding sequence ATGAACCACCACACACCGGGCATCACCGGCCTCATCCTCGCAGGTGGGCGCGGCTCCCGCATGGGCGGCACCGACAAAGGTTTGCAAAACTTCCATGGTCTGCCCTTGGCTTTGCAAACCTTGATGCGCTTGCAGATCCAAAGCCTGCCGCTGCAAGAGGTGATGATCAACGCCAACCGCAACTTGGCAGCTTATGAATCACTGGGTGTGGCCGTCTGGCCTGACAGCATCGATGGTTTTGCCGGTCCTTTGGCAGGGTTTTTGACAGGTCTTGAGCGCTGCGAAACGCCGCTTTTGCTCACCGTGCCTTGCGACTCGCCGCTGTTTCCCCTCGATTTGGTGGAGCGTTTGGCGCAAGGCCTGCACGACCAAGACGCCGACCTGGCCATGGCCGCAGCCCCCGAAGCCGATGGCACGGTGCGCCCCCAACCGGTGTTTTGCTTGCTCAAGCTGGATTTGCTCGAAAGTCTGGTCAAGTTCACCCAAAGCGGCGGCCGCAAGATCGATGCTTGGACCGCTCAACACCGCTGCGCGATCGTGCCCTTTGACTTGCCGGGCGACAGCCCGCATGCTTTTTCAAACGCCAACACGCTGGCCGAGCTGCAGCAACTCGAATCCCTTTGA
- the moeA gene encoding molybdopterin molybdotransferase MoeA has product MTTPALSLDQIAERLQGYDPQALSASQVNAFLAQLVQPVREQETVPLMQAHGRILAQDVVSPISVPPHDNSAMDGFALRGAELLAGQASNLKVVGTAFAGAAWQGSVQAGECVRIMTGAIMPAGLDTVAPQELVKLDGDTVHIPQGLLQAGDNRRLLGEDLMAGQPALRAGTRLAPAACGLLASLGLPTVSVWRRPKVAYFSTGDEILSLGEAPREGAVYDSNRYTVAGLVQALGCELIDMGVVRDEPAALEQAFRLAAAQADAVITSGGVSVGEADHTKAMMKKLGDVAFWRIAMRPGRPMAVGRITQGERSAVLFGLPGNPVAVMVTFAAFVRPALQQLMGWQAPALPLLKAKSTEALRKKPGRTEYQRGIVSTNAAGQLQVSITGNQGSGVLSSMVQANGLIVLGHAQGNVAVGDEVDVMMFDGHL; this is encoded by the coding sequence ATGACTACCCCAGCCCTGTCCCTTGATCAGATCGCCGAACGCCTGCAAGGCTACGACCCACAGGCCTTGTCGGCCAGCCAGGTGAACGCGTTTTTGGCACAGTTGGTGCAACCCGTGCGCGAACAAGAAACCGTTCCGTTGATGCAGGCGCATGGCCGCATCTTGGCGCAAGACGTGGTCTCGCCCATCAGCGTGCCGCCACACGACAACTCGGCCATGGACGGCTTCGCCCTGCGCGGAGCTGAACTTTTGGCTGGACAAGCCAGCAACTTGAAAGTGGTGGGCACCGCCTTCGCGGGCGCGGCTTGGCAAGGCTCTGTGCAAGCGGGTGAGTGCGTGCGCATCATGACAGGGGCCATCATGCCCGCGGGTCTGGACACTGTGGCCCCGCAAGAGCTGGTGAAGCTGGACGGGGACACCGTTCACATCCCGCAAGGCTTGCTGCAAGCGGGCGACAACCGCCGCCTTTTGGGCGAAGACCTGATGGCCGGTCAGCCCGCCTTGCGTGCTGGGACGCGATTGGCCCCTGCTGCCTGCGGCCTGCTGGCCAGCTTGGGATTGCCCACCGTCAGCGTTTGGCGCCGCCCCAAAGTGGCTTACTTCTCCACCGGTGACGAGATTTTGAGCCTGGGTGAAGCGCCCCGCGAAGGCGCGGTGTACGACAGCAACCGCTACACCGTGGCGGGCCTGGTGCAGGCGCTGGGCTGCGAGCTGATCGACATGGGCGTGGTGCGCGACGAGCCTGCCGCACTGGAACAGGCTTTCAGACTTGCCGCCGCGCAAGCCGATGCCGTCATCACCAGCGGTGGTGTGAGCGTGGGCGAGGCAGACCACACCAAGGCCATGATGAAAAAGCTGGGCGATGTGGCGTTTTGGCGCATCGCCATGCGCCCGGGCCGCCCCATGGCGGTAGGCCGCATCACGCAAGGCGAGCGCTCGGCCGTTCTGTTTGGCCTGCCGGGCAACCCGGTGGCCGTCATGGTCACCTTTGCCGCCTTTGTGCGCCCTGCCCTGCAGCAACTCATGGGCTGGCAAGCGCCAGCTTTACCGCTGCTCAAAGCCAAAAGCACCGAAGCGCTTCGTAAAAAACCCGGCCGCACCGAATACCAGCGGGGCATCGTCAGCACCAATGCAGCGGGCCAATTGCAGGTCAGCATCACCGGCAATCAGGGCTCTGGTGTGCTCAGCTCTATGGTGCAGGCCAACGGCCTGATCGTGCTGGGCCACGCCCAAGGCAATGTGGCTGTGGGTGACGAGGTGGATGTGATGATGTTTGACGGGCACCTGTGA
- a CDS encoding efflux RND transporter permease subunit, which produces MQLAEVSIRRPVLAVVMSMLIVLIGAVSFKSLSLREYPKIDEPTVTVTTRYVGASAEVIESQVTKPLEDSIAGIDAVDVITSISRAEQSQITVRFRLEKDADTAAAEVRDRTSRVRNRLPQAIEEPVIAKVEADAFPVIWLAFSSDTLNALQINDLVNRVVKPRLQTVTGVADVRIFGERKYAMLVSLDHARLSSYKLTPQDVEDAIRRSNLELPAGRIESTNREFSVSSQTDLTRPGQFGEIVIRSVNGFPVKLRDVAQIKEDAANDRSVVRLNGRPAISAGVIRQATANPLELSKGVREMIPRLKADLPGDMSIDVANDNSVFIDRSIKNVFQTIVEAVVLVALVIFVFLRTLRASIIPIITIPVSLIGAFAMMALAGFTINTLTLLALVLAIGLVVDDAIVVLENIYRHIEEGLDPFSAAIKGVREISFAVIAMTLTLAAVFAPLAFTPGRTGKLFGEFALALAGAVIVSGFVALTLAPMLSAKLLRHNPNPSWFDRFMERRLTALSNGYESLLTLILTRARWVVVMVMVGSGAGIAFIYPTMKQELAPLEDRGTILATVNAPDGSTLEYTDRYARSLEKFGQAYPEFDRIFANMGNPTVGQGSVVYRAVDWDERKRTTLEIARELGAKFNSLPGVNAFPITPPSLGQGFRERPLNFVIQTSDSYQNLNQLTRQMMDEVAKNPGILSPDVDLRLNKPELRIEVDRVKAAELGVSIDVVARTIETMLGGRVVTRYKRDAEQYDVIVQTLASARNTPDDIDVIQVRGRNDTMVPLSSLVKVRESVSPRELNHFGQRRSVSITANLAPDYSLGEAIKFMDETAAKVLKPGYTTELNGTSREFKNSQGALVIVFVLALLFIFLVLSAQFESFIDPFVIMLSVPLSMIGALLALKFTGGSLNVYSQIGLITLVGLITKHGILIVEFTNQLREEGMAMQEALIKASAQRLRPILMTTGAMVLGAVPLALATGAGAESRTQIGWVIVGGMSLGTVLAVFVVPTMYSLLARKSVPGPNKAVAHDDPPANAAH; this is translated from the coding sequence ATGCAACTCGCTGAAGTTTCCATCCGGCGGCCGGTATTGGCCGTGGTCATGTCCATGCTGATCGTGCTCATCGGTGCGGTGAGCTTCAAGAGCCTGTCGCTGCGCGAGTACCCCAAGATTGACGAGCCCACCGTCACCGTGACCACCCGCTATGTGGGGGCGTCGGCCGAGGTGATCGAGTCACAAGTCACCAAGCCGCTGGAGGACTCGATTGCGGGCATCGATGCGGTGGACGTGATCACCTCCATCAGCCGCGCCGAGCAGTCGCAAATCACGGTGCGTTTTCGCCTTGAAAAAGACGCCGACACCGCCGCTGCCGAGGTGCGTGACCGCACGTCGCGGGTGCGCAACCGCTTGCCCCAGGCCATCGAAGAGCCTGTCATTGCCAAGGTGGAGGCCGATGCCTTTCCGGTGATTTGGCTGGCTTTCTCGAGTGACACGCTCAACGCTTTGCAGATCAACGACTTGGTCAACCGCGTGGTCAAGCCGCGCCTGCAAACTGTGACCGGTGTGGCCGATGTGCGCATTTTTGGTGAGCGCAAATACGCCATGCTCGTGTCGCTGGACCATGCGCGTTTGTCCTCTTACAAGCTCACGCCGCAAGACGTGGAAGACGCCATTCGACGCAGCAATCTGGAGTTGCCTGCGGGGCGGATCGAGTCGACCAACCGCGAGTTCAGTGTGTCCTCGCAAACCGATCTGACCCGCCCGGGCCAGTTTGGTGAAATCGTGATCCGCAGTGTCAATGGCTTTCCGGTCAAGCTGCGCGATGTGGCCCAGATCAAGGAGGACGCTGCCAACGACCGCAGTGTGGTGCGCCTCAATGGTCGCCCCGCCATTTCGGCAGGCGTGATCCGTCAAGCCACGGCCAACCCGCTGGAGCTCTCCAAAGGTGTGCGCGAGATGATCCCCCGCTTGAAGGCCGATTTGCCAGGCGATATGTCCATCGATGTGGCCAACGACAACTCGGTGTTCATTGACCGCTCCATCAAGAACGTGTTCCAGACCATCGTCGAAGCCGTGGTCTTGGTGGCGCTGGTGATTTTTGTGTTCCTGCGCACCTTGCGTGCCTCGATCATTCCGATCATCACCATCCCGGTCAGTTTGATTGGCGCGTTTGCCATGATGGCTTTGGCGGGTTTCACCATCAACACCCTGACCTTGCTGGCGCTGGTGCTGGCCATTGGTTTGGTGGTGGACGATGCCATTGTGGTGTTGGAGAACATTTACCGGCACATCGAAGAGGGGCTGGATCCATTTTCTGCGGCGATCAAGGGTGTGCGGGAGATCAGTTTTGCTGTCATCGCCATGACCTTGACCCTGGCTGCGGTGTTTGCCCCCTTGGCTTTCACACCGGGCCGCACGGGCAAGTTGTTTGGCGAGTTTGCCTTGGCGCTCGCCGGTGCGGTGATTGTGTCCGGCTTTGTGGCCTTGACCTTGGCGCCCATGCTGAGCGCCAAACTGCTGCGCCACAACCCTAACCCGAGCTGGTTCGACCGCTTCATGGAGCGCAGGCTCACGGCTTTGTCCAACGGTTACGAAAGCCTGTTGACCTTGATCTTGACCCGCGCCCGTTGGGTGGTGGTGATGGTCATGGTGGGTTCTGGCGCAGGCATCGCCTTCATCTATCCGACGATGAAGCAGGAACTCGCGCCCCTGGAAGACCGCGGCACGATTTTGGCGACCGTCAATGCACCCGACGGGTCAACGCTGGAGTACACCGACCGCTATGCGCGTTCACTGGAAAAATTCGGGCAGGCTTATCCTGAATTCGACCGAATTTTCGCCAACATGGGCAACCCCACGGTGGGCCAGGGTTCGGTGGTTTACCGTGCGGTGGACTGGGACGAACGCAAACGCACCACGCTGGAAATTGCGCGTGAACTGGGGGCCAAGTTCAACAGCCTGCCCGGTGTCAACGCGTTCCCGATCACCCCGCCATCCTTGGGCCAAGGCTTTCGCGAGCGGCCCTTGAACTTTGTGATCCAGACCTCGGACAGTTACCAAAACCTGAACCAACTGACGCGTCAGATGATGGACGAGGTGGCCAAGAACCCGGGCATCCTGTCGCCCGATGTGGATCTGCGACTGAATAAACCCGAGCTGCGCATCGAAGTGGACCGCGTCAAAGCCGCCGAGCTGGGCGTGAGCATCGATGTGGTGGCCCGAACCATCGAGACCATGCTGGGTGGCCGTGTGGTGACGCGTTACAAGCGCGATGCCGAGCAGTACGATGTGATCGTGCAAACCCTGGCTTCGGCCCGCAACACGCCTGACGACATCGACGTGATCCAGGTACGGGGCCGCAACGACACCATGGTGCCTTTGTCCAGCTTGGTGAAGGTGCGCGAGAGCGTGTCACCGCGCGAGTTGAACCACTTCGGTCAACGCCGTTCGGTGTCCATCACGGCCAACCTGGCTCCCGATTACTCATTGGGGGAGGCGATCAAATTCATGGACGAGACGGCGGCCAAGGTGCTCAAGCCGGGTTACACCACGGAGCTGAACGGCACCTCACGCGAGTTCAAAAACTCGCAAGGTGCATTGGTGATCGTTTTTGTGTTGGCGCTGTTGTTCATCTTTTTGGTCTTGTCCGCCCAGTTTGAGAGCTTCATCGATCCCTTTGTGATCATGTTGTCGGTGCCGCTGTCCATGATCGGGGCGCTCTTGGCGCTCAAGTTCACGGGAGGATCACTCAACGTGTACTCTCAAATCGGTCTGATCACGCTGGTGGGCCTGATCACCAAACACGGCATTTTGATCGTGGAGTTCACCAACCAGCTGCGCGAAGAGGGCATGGCCATGCAAGAGGCCTTGATCAAGGCATCTGCGCAACGCTTGCGCCCCATCTTGATGACCACCGGCGCCATGGTGCTGGGTGCCGTGCCCTTGGCTCTGGCCACAGGCGCAGGTGCTGAGAGCCGCACCCAAATCGGCTGGGTGATTGTGGGCGGCATGAGCCTGGGCACGGTGCTGGCCGTGTTTGTGGTGCCGACCATGTATTCGCTGCTGGCCCGCAAGTCGGTGCCGGGACCCAACAAGGCGGTGGCGCACGACGATCCTCCGGCCAACGCGGCGCATTGA
- a CDS encoding efflux RND transporter periplasmic adaptor subunit: MAYKKKYAVLALVGISVAAGAAWWWQNKAPVGGAAPSSATSPTSGGPAAAPAGAASGASGAGPAGAGGRPTAVEIAKVESMTLVDETQAVGSLRSRQGVMLRPEIGGRVKQILFSDGQRVRKGQLMVQFEDQLQQAQLAQARAELSIAEANHKRNQELVAQNFISQRSLDESAAALEVSRAKLSLAQATLQRLQVLAPFDGITGLKQINVGDYLKDGADMVNVEDIDAVLLDFRLPERFQAKIRAGQKAQLTVDALPGRPFSAIVQAVDPLIEANGRSVGVRGCIDNRQQQLRPGMFARVNAVFGSRDNALVIPEEAIIPQGGRTFVVKVVAGDKPDALISQRVPVKVGLRQPGKVEIVEGLSAGDTVVTAGHQRLQKDGTSVRVVDLAQPGGGRPAGGSPSAGGPGAGGPGAGAPGAGPAAAAAQGPGAAGPRQGAAAGKPGAAAAKNAAMAGPNPCLRGADATR, encoded by the coding sequence ATGGCTTACAAGAAGAAATACGCAGTGTTGGCCCTGGTGGGCATTTCCGTGGCCGCTGGCGCCGCTTGGTGGTGGCAAAACAAGGCCCCCGTGGGAGGCGCTGCCCCCAGTTCAGCCACTTCTCCCACTTCAGGCGGTCCTGCAGCTGCCCCAGCGGGTGCCGCCAGTGGTGCATCTGGAGCCGGTCCTGCGGGTGCAGGCGGGCGACCCACTGCGGTGGAGATCGCCAAGGTCGAGAGCATGACCCTGGTGGACGAGACACAGGCCGTGGGCAGTTTGCGCTCGCGTCAAGGCGTGATGCTGCGCCCGGAAATTGGTGGGCGCGTCAAACAGATTCTTTTCAGCGACGGCCAGCGTGTGCGCAAGGGCCAGTTGATGGTGCAGTTCGAAGACCAATTGCAGCAGGCTCAGTTGGCCCAGGCACGGGCCGAGTTGTCGATTGCCGAAGCCAACCACAAGCGCAACCAGGAGCTGGTGGCGCAAAACTTCATCAGCCAGCGATCGCTGGACGAGAGCGCAGCGGCCTTGGAGGTCTCTCGCGCCAAGTTGTCGCTGGCCCAAGCCACGCTGCAGCGCTTGCAGGTGCTGGCGCCTTTTGATGGCATCACCGGCCTCAAACAAATCAACGTGGGCGATTACCTCAAAGACGGCGCCGACATGGTCAACGTCGAAGACATTGATGCTGTTTTGCTCGACTTCCGTTTGCCCGAACGTTTCCAGGCCAAGATCCGCGCTGGCCAAAAGGCCCAGCTGACGGTGGATGCCTTGCCAGGCCGCCCCTTCTCCGCCATTGTTCAGGCGGTGGACCCCTTGATCGAGGCCAATGGCCGCTCGGTGGGGGTGCGCGGCTGCATTGACAACCGCCAACAGCAATTGCGCCCAGGCATGTTTGCCCGCGTGAACGCGGTCTTCGGCTCGCGTGACAACGCCTTGGTCATCCCGGAGGAGGCGATCATTCCGCAAGGCGGGCGCACCTTTGTGGTCAAGGTGGTGGCCGGTGACAAGCCGGACGCCTTGATCTCTCAGCGGGTGCCCGTGAAAGTGGGTTTGCGTCAGCCAGGCAAGGTTGAGATCGTGGAAGGCCTGTCTGCAGGCGACACCGTGGTCACGGCGGGTCACCAGCGTTTGCAAAAAGACGGCACATCCGTGCGAGTGGTGGACTTGGCTCAGCCCGGCGGTGGCAGACCGGCAGGTGGCTCGCCCAGTGCAGGTGGTCCCGGTGCAGGTGGTCCTGGCGCTGGTGCACCCGGTGCAGGCCCCGCAGCCGCGGCGGCCCAAGGCCCAGGCGCTGCAGGACCACGCCAAGGTGCTGCGGCAGGCAAGCCCGGTGCGGCCGCAGCGAAGAACGCCGCCATGGCTGGACCGAACCCTTGCCTGAGGGGCGCAGATGCAACTCGCTGA
- the rnhA gene encoding ribonuclease HI — translation MTHVEIHTDGACKGNPGPGGWGVRLQSGQHVQELFGGELNTTNNRMEMTAVIEGLLALKRPCQVTLYLDSEYVRKGITEWIHGWKARGWRTAAKQPVKNADLWQKLDSVVSSSGHQIDWRWVKGHNGDPGNERADALANQGVEKALGR, via the coding sequence TTGACCCACGTTGAAATTCACACCGATGGTGCCTGCAAGGGCAACCCTGGCCCCGGTGGCTGGGGCGTTCGCCTGCAATCGGGCCAACACGTTCAGGAACTGTTTGGCGGCGAGTTGAACACCACCAACAACCGCATGGAGATGACCGCCGTCATTGAGGGCCTGTTGGCGCTCAAGCGCCCCTGCCAGGTGACCTTGTACTTGGACAGCGAATATGTGCGCAAAGGCATCACCGAGTGGATCCACGGCTGGAAAGCCCGAGGCTGGCGCACGGCGGCCAAGCAGCCGGTCAAAAATGCCGATCTGTGGCAAAAATTGGACAGCGTGGTGTCCTCTTCGGGACACCAGATCGACTGGCGTTGGGTGAAGGGCCACAACGGCGATCCGGGCAACGAGCGGGCCGATGCACTGGCCAACCAAGGCGTAGAAAAGGCCCTGGGCCGCTGA
- a CDS encoding class I SAM-dependent methyltransferase → MEHPIIESLHSSPAWLAHLGQPVASGLLAWEQAQADALLADVFGYHAVQLGWPELQALRCNRMPHRWQAGTEFEWPQMHKALCAPDTRDLSPSPHLNAEISAPNGPDVWLDSRAWPWQADSLDLVVLPHTLERSADPHACLREVERVLIPEGQLLITGLNPMSLWGLQSQPGGSRRIGEASAQNLIAYRRLRDWLRLLGFEVQVSRFWGWTPAISSERWLQRLDWMARAGERWWPILGGVYLLMATKRVPGGHWLPARQWRKVRSPAAAPAPVARSDTFMGHPPAEKDAFDPR, encoded by the coding sequence ATGGAGCATCCGATTATAGAAAGCCTGCACTCTTCGCCCGCCTGGTTGGCGCATCTGGGTCAGCCGGTGGCATCGGGTTTGTTGGCCTGGGAGCAAGCCCAGGCCGATGCGTTGCTGGCCGATGTCTTTGGCTACCACGCGGTGCAGCTGGGCTGGCCCGAGCTCCAGGCCTTGCGCTGCAACCGCATGCCCCACCGCTGGCAAGCGGGCACCGAGTTCGAATGGCCTCAGATGCACAAGGCCTTGTGCGCCCCAGACACCCGAGACTTGAGCCCGTCACCCCACCTCAACGCGGAAATCTCTGCACCCAACGGCCCCGATGTCTGGCTGGACAGCCGGGCTTGGCCCTGGCAGGCCGACAGTCTGGACTTGGTGGTTTTGCCCCACACGCTGGAGCGCTCGGCCGATCCGCACGCCTGTTTGCGCGAGGTCGAGCGGGTGCTGATTCCGGAGGGCCAGTTGTTGATCACCGGCCTGAACCCCATGAGTTTGTGGGGCTTGCAGTCGCAGCCCGGTGGTTCGCGTCGCATCGGGGAGGCTTCGGCGCAGAACCTGATTGCTTACCGGCGCTTGCGCGATTGGTTGCGGCTGCTGGGTTTTGAAGTTCAGGTCAGCCGCTTTTGGGGCTGGACCCCGGCCATCTCCAGCGAGCGCTGGTTGCAGCGCCTGGACTGGATGGCGCGTGCGGGTGAGCGCTGGTGGCCGATTTTGGGAGGTGTTTACCTCTTGATGGCGACCAAACGTGTGCCCGGGGGGCACTGGCTACCGGCACGTCAATGGCGCAAGGTACGATCGCCCGCTGCAGCGCCCGCGCCTGTGGCCCGCTCCGACACCTTCATGGGCCACCCTCCGGCCGAGAAAGACGCTTTTGACCCACGTTGA
- the gloB gene encoding hydroxyacylglutathione hydrolase, with protein sequence MKLIALPAFADNYIWLLHTDRHALVVDPGDSAPVLAWMQAHPDLQLDKILVTHHHADHTGGLAELVAHTGARVMAPVLEPMPVPSQGLQQGDCLDWHGLTFQVHDVPGHTLGHIAYWAQPTGQDPLLFCGDTLFSGGCGRLFEGTPAQMLDSLDRLSALPGATRVCCAHEYTLSNLKFARAVEPDNVELQAYWAQCTQLRSQALPTLPVALHTERAINPFLRSRLPSVATPVRQHDRLAVDDVTTFAALRQWKNDFR encoded by the coding sequence ATGAAACTCATTGCCCTGCCCGCTTTCGCAGACAACTATATTTGGTTGTTGCACACCGATCGCCACGCCCTTGTGGTGGACCCCGGCGACAGTGCGCCTGTGCTGGCCTGGATGCAGGCGCACCCCGATTTACAGCTGGACAAGATTCTAGTCACGCACCACCATGCCGATCACACGGGCGGCCTGGCCGAACTCGTGGCGCACACCGGAGCCCGAGTGATGGCGCCCGTCCTGGAACCAATGCCCGTGCCTTCACAAGGCCTTCAACAAGGCGACTGCTTGGATTGGCACGGGCTGACATTTCAGGTGCACGACGTCCCAGGCCACACCCTGGGCCACATCGCCTATTGGGCACAGCCCACGGGTCAGGACCCCCTGCTCTTTTGTGGTGACACCTTGTTTTCGGGCGGCTGCGGGCGTTTGTTTGAAGGCACCCCGGCGCAAATGCTGGACTCGCTGGACCGCTTGTCTGCCTTGCCCGGTGCCACGCGGGTGTGCTGCGCCCACGAGTACACCTTGTCGAACCTGAAATTTGCACGGGCCGTCGAGCCTGATAACGTGGAACTGCAAGCCTATTGGGCCCAGTGCACACAACTTCGCAGCCAAGCGCTGCCCACCTTGCCTGTGGCGCTGCACACCGAACGCGCCATCAACCCCTTTTTGCGAAGTCGCCTGCCCTCTGTGGCCACCCCCGTTCGCCAGCATGACCGCCTGGCCGTGGACGATGTGACCACCTTTGCAGCGCTGCGCCAATGGAAAAACGACTTCCGATGA
- a CDS encoding transglycosylase SLT domain-containing protein: MLAAVVSGCATSVPTSQTASLPPMERLPDAPPPPNVSLPGSVTAPVAPAAPMVTPMNTELPVALKPNATIGLQEQIDIWERIRRGFAMPDLDNDLVRNREQWYASRPDYMLRMTERSRPYLFHIVEELERRKMPTELALLPFIESAFNPQAVSSAKAAGMWQFMPATGKYFDLKQNLFRDERRDVLESTRAALDYLQKLYTMFGDWHLALAAYNWGEGSVGRALARNKAQGLPLTYSNLRMPDETRFYVPKLQAVKNIVAQPEAFNTQLPLIQNHPFFKSVAIERDIDVAVAAKLANVSLEDFKALNPAMNRPVILAAGTPQILLPWDNATVFEKNLQARPERRLSSWTAWQAPRTMGAEEVAKQVGMSAEQLRSVNGIPARMLVKAGSTLLVQRQGKLDNDVTEHLADNAQLQLAPEVVLRKIMIKARAGDTLSRLASRHGVSAANVADWNRLKPNAALTNGQTLAIYVPAKASRAAGKTSPKRAAVQKGKAPAKAAARGAKPAAKR; encoded by the coding sequence ATGCTGGCCGCTGTGGTCTCTGGGTGTGCCACCTCGGTTCCCACCTCGCAGACCGCCTCGCTGCCGCCCATGGAGCGCCTGCCAGACGCGCCACCCCCGCCCAATGTGAGCTTGCCTGGGTCCGTCACGGCCCCTGTAGCACCTGCGGCGCCCATGGTGACCCCCATGAATACGGAGCTGCCCGTGGCACTCAAGCCCAACGCCACGATAGGCCTGCAAGAGCAAATCGACATCTGGGAGCGCATCCGCCGCGGCTTTGCCATGCCCGACCTGGACAACGACCTGGTGCGCAACCGCGAGCAGTGGTACGCCAGTCGGCCCGACTACATGCTGCGCATGACCGAGCGCTCACGCCCCTACCTGTTTCACATCGTCGAGGAACTGGAACGGCGCAAAATGCCCACCGAACTGGCCTTGCTGCCCTTCATCGAGTCGGCCTTCAACCCGCAAGCCGTGTCCAGCGCCAAAGCCGCAGGCATGTGGCAATTCATGCCCGCCACTGGCAAATATTTCGACCTGAAACAAAACCTGTTCAGGGATGAGCGCCGGGATGTGCTCGAGTCCACCCGTGCGGCACTCGATTACCTGCAAAAGCTCTACACCATGTTTGGCGACTGGCACCTGGCCTTGGCCGCCTACAACTGGGGCGAAGGCAGTGTGGGCCGGGCGCTGGCCCGCAACAAAGCACAAGGCTTGCCGCTGACCTACAGCAACCTGAGAATGCCCGACGAGACGCGCTTTTATGTCCCCAAGCTGCAGGCTGTCAAGAACATTGTGGCCCAGCCTGAGGCCTTCAACACCCAACTACCACTCATCCAGAACCACCCTTTCTTCAAGAGTGTGGCCATCGAACGGGACATCGACGTGGCCGTGGCCGCCAAGCTGGCCAACGTGAGCTTGGAAGATTTCAAGGCCCTGAACCCGGCGATGAACCGGCCCGTGATTTTGGCGGCAGGCACGCCGCAAATTCTGCTGCCTTGGGACAACGCCACGGTGTTCGAGAAAAACCTCCAAGCCCGCCCTGAGCGGCGTCTGTCAAGCTGGACAGCCTGGCAAGCACCACGCACCATGGGGGCCGAAGAAGTGGCCAAGCAAGTGGGCATGTCTGCGGAGCAATTGCGCAGCGTCAACGGCATTCCCGCCCGCATGCTGGTCAAGGCCGGCTCCACCCTCCTGGTGCAGCGCCAAGGCAAGCTGGACAACGATGTGACCGAGCACCTTGCCGACAACGCCCAGCTGCAACTGGCGCCTGAGGTGGTGTTGCGCAAAATCATGATCAAGGCCCGTGCGGGTGACACCCTCTCGCGCCTGGCTTCGCGCCACGGCGTGAGCGCCGCCAACGTGGCCGACTGGAACCGCCTCAAGCCCAATGCCGCCTTGACCAACGGTCAAACACTGGCCATTTACGTGCCCGCCAAGGCCTCTCGAGCTGCTGGCAAAACGTCGCCTAAACGGGCTGCGGTTCAAAAGGGCAAAGCACCCGCCAAGGCGGCTGCACGGGGCGCCAAGCCCGCAGCCAAACGCTGA